The region AGGCTGCGCCATTAGCGTGCTCGGGCGCACTGCCCAAGGCCTCGCAGGCTGCATAGGCCAGCAGCGGGCGTACCCGCTTGCCACCATTCATCACGCTGTAGCGCATGGCCTCGTAGAGGCGTGCCAACTCTGGCGCCGGAGCGATAAACAAACGCTCGAGAGCCGCATTGACACGGTCCTGGCTGCTGGCCTGGTAGGCATCGATCATTCGGGCTGTTCCGCATCAAAGGGTTCTTGTGCCAGCTCACCGTCACGCTCAAGCAGGATTTGCACCTTCTGCTCGGCTTGGGCCAGTGCGCCCTGGCAATCACGGGTCAGGCGAATGCCTTGCTCGAAGGCGGTCAGCGAGTCTTCCAGCGACAACTCGCCATTTTCCAGACGCTCGACCAGCGTTTGCAGGTCAGCGAGGGATTGCTCGAAATCCAGGGAAGCTTTTTTGCGGGCCATGGCGGCGCTCTCGGTAGGCGTTAAAACCGGCTGACACTAGCAGACAGCGGGTTTTGGGGCAAATCGGGGGAGGGTTTAAGGCGTGTACAGAAGGGTCAGAGCCATTAAACAGAATCCGCTGTGCAGCTCGGACGGGGATTACCGTTTGATCCGGTAATTGTGTGGGAATGAGTTTGTTTGTGCGGTGGCAAGACACTCATATGAAGTGTTTTTAGGTGCTTTTCCTGCGCGGGGAAGATTCGTACCGAATTGCGGATTTTTCCGACATTTTTCTTTTGGGCTTTCCCCTATCGTCTCGCCACTTGAATGGACTCGGTACTGTGAAGTGATCAACTCCCCCTATCGCGTGATAACCCTCGTTGTTTGCCCCGTGGCTGGAGCCACGTCGCGATGACGTATTCCAGCAAGTTGTTTGCATCCTTGATCGACCTGGCTAAAACGCCGGTCTTCAAAGACTGCTTTGCCGGCAGTGACGTGCGTTTTTCCAATGAATTCGAAGCCTTGGAGCGCGAGCTGGGCAAATCGCAGTCCATGTACGAAAACAACCAGATCGACTGGTTTTGGGTCAAGGAGCACAGCGAGGCGCTGTTGCGCGATCAGTCGAAGGATCTGCGAGCGGGTGTCTGGCTGACGTGGGCCTTGTACCAGCGAGAGTCTTTCCAGGGGCTCGTGGCGGGGCTAGGGTTGGTGCATTACCTGTGCAAGCACCATTGGGACTCGGTTCACCCGCTCAAGTTGCGTACGCGAGGCGCGACGATCAGTTGGCTGGCTTCGCGCCTCGATCAGGTGCTTAACGAGAACATCCCCATCCAGGAGCAACTGCCGCTTTTTCGGCACATGCTTGAGCTCCTGCAGGAACTTGAAGGCCTGCTGGCCGGGCACCTGGGTGATGAAGTGCCCTTGTTGCTGCCCATTTGCCGGCGTTTGGGCCGTTGGATACAGCGCGCCGCAGACAGCCAGCCCGAGCCCGGCTCACTGGCCGCGGTAGTGGCTCAGGTCAAGCAGGCCGCCACCCAGTTGATCGAGCCCAATCCACCCCTTGATAACGAAAAGGATGCACACAAAGCCCTGCGTGCCCAGCAAGACAGTGCTCGCCCTTTGTGCGCCTGGTGGTTGAAGCAAAAGGCCAGCGACCTGCGTGCCCTGCGTTTGAACCGGACACTGACCTGGCTATCGGTCGAGGTTGCCCCCGAGCGCAACGCCGAACACATCACACCATTGCGCGGGCTGCCGGCAGACAAGCTTAAAAGCTACCGCGAACGCTTTGACCAGGGGCAATTCGCCGATTTGCTGGTGGAGCTGGAAGTCAGCCTGACCAAGGCCCCGTTCTGGTTCGATGGTCAGCGCATGGTTTGGGAGTGTTTACACGGATTAAAGGCCGAGCAGGCGATGCGTGAAGTTGAGCACCATTTGGCTCAGTTGCTTCAACGTCTGCCGGGAGTGGCAGAGCTGCGTTTCAGCGACGGCGCACCGTTTGCCGACCCGTCGACCCAGGCATGGATCAATGCCCGGGTGATGCCTCATCTGCAGTCGCCAGTCGAGTCCGGAACGGTGACATTCGCGATCGACAAACCCCTCTGGGAAATCGCTCTCGAAGAGGCTCTCGAGATGTTCCGCGACAGCGGTTTCAAGGCCGCCGTACAAGTCCTGAAACGTGGGCTGAACACTGCGCGGGGCGAACGGGAGCGCTTCTTCTGGCAACTGACCCTCGCTCGACTGTGTTTCCAGAGCAAGAAATACGAACTCGCCAAAACCCAGCTCGAAATGCTCGACCAGTTACTCCATCGCTCCGGCCTCGAGGCCTGGGAGCCGGATCTGGTCCTGGAAGTATTGCGCCTTCTGCATCGCTGCTGCGAGCTCCTGCCGCAGAACCACGAAGTGCGAGAACGCAAGGACGAGATGTATCGCAGGTTGTGCCACCTCGATCTTGAAGTGGTACTCGAATAGGCCTCAGGGTCACATACGCAAGGAAAAAAGCATGGCCAAAGAAAGCTCGGTTGCCCCCAAGGAACGTATCAACATCACGTTCAAACCCGCTACAGGTGGCGCTCAAGAAGAGATCGAACTGCCACTGAAACTGCTGGTGCTCGGTGACTACATCCATCGGCTTGACGATCGCAAGCTGGAAGACCGCAAGCCGATCGCCATCGACAAAATGACCTTTGACGAAGTGCTTTCCAAGCAAGGGCTGGAGCTGAGCCTCAACGTGCCCAATCGTCTACAGGAAGACAGCGGTAATGAGGAGCTGGGGATTGCCCTGCGCGTCAATGCGATGAAGGACTTCAATCCGGCGAGTCTGGTCGAGCAGATCCCCGAACTGAAAAAACTGATGGAACTGCGTGATGCGCTGGTCGCGCTCAAGGGCCCGCTGGGCAATGCACCGAGCTTTCGCAAGGCGATTGAAAGCGTTCTGGCCACAGATGAATCGCGCGCTCGTGTGCTGAGCGAACTGGACCTGACCGACGCGCCTGCCACGGACGTTTGAGCCCCCCATCAGCAAAGGAAATCACATTATGAGCACGCATGGCGCACAGCAAAAAGACGATCAAAATACCGCGTACAGCATCCTTGACGACATCATTACCCAAACTCGGCTGACGCCCGAAGACGAGGCTTATGGCATTGCCCGGCGCGGTGTCGCGGCGTTTATCGAAGAGCTGCTAAAGCCGCAAAACAAGGGCGAGCCGGTCAAGAAAGCCATGGTCGATCGCATGATCGCCGAGATCGACGCCAAACTGAGCAACCAGATGGATGAAATCCTTCACCATCCGTCATTCCAGGCATTGGAGTCGGCCTGGCGTGGCCTGCAATTGCTGGTTGATCGCACCAACTTTCGTGAAAACATCAAGATCGAAATCCTCAATGTGTCCAAAGAGGACCTGCTGGACGATTTCGAGGATTCGCCGGAGGTCATGCAATCCGGTCTCTACAAACATATCTACACCGCCGAGTACGGCCAGTTCGGTGGCGAGCCCGTAGGCGCCATCATTGCCAACTACTTCATGACGCCCAGCGCGCCTGACGTGAAGTTGATGCAATACGTGTCGAGCGTGGCCTGCATGTCCCGTGCGCCGTTTGTCGCCGCTGCCGGGCCCAAGTTCTTCGGACTCGAAAGCTTTACCGGCATGCCGAACCTCAAAGACCTGAAGGATCACTTTGGCGGGCCTCAGTTCGCCAAATGGCAGAGCTTTCGCGAATCTGAAGATGCACGCTACATGGCCTTGACCGTGCCGCGCTTTTTGCTGCGCAACCCTTACGACCCCGAAGAAAACCCGGTCAAGTCCTTCGTCTACAAAGAAACCGTCGCCAACAGTCATGAGCACTACTTGTGGGGCAACACGGCTTATACCTTCGCCTCCAGGTTGACTGACAGTTTTGCCAAGTTCCGCTGGTGCCCAAACATCATTGGCCCGCAAAGCGGTGGTGCTGTCGAAGACCTGCCGCTGCATCACTTCGAAAGCATGGGTGAAATCGAAACCAAGATTCCGACCGAAGTCCTGGTTTCAGACCGTCGTGAATACGAGCTGGCCGAGGAAGGCTTCATTTCCCTGACCATGCGCAAGGGCAGCGACAACGCTGCGTTTTTCTCGGCCAACTCGGTGCAAAAACCGAAGTTCTTCGGCATCAGCGCAGAAGGCCGGGCAGCCGAACTGAACTACAAGCTCGGCACGCAGCTGCCTTACATGATGATCGTCAACCGCCTGGCGCATTACCTGAAGGTCCTGCAGCGCGAGCAACTGGGGTCGTGGAAGGAGCGCACGGACCTTGAGCTGGAACTTAACAAGTGGATTCGTCAGTACGTGGCGGACCAGGAAAACCCCGGCGCTGAGGTTCGTGGCCGTCGTCCGCTGCGCGCTGCCCAGATCACCGTCAGTGATGTCGAAGGCGAGCCTGGCTGGTACCGCGTCAGCCTGAATGTGCGCCCGCACTTCAAGTACATGGGCGCGGACTTCACCTTGTCGCTGGTCGGCAAGCTGGACAAAGAGTAACGGGAGGCTGGGCATGACCGCATACGGCAGCCTTTTTGAACGCCTGGGCGGGGACGCGGATCAGCGTCTTGGCACGACCCGTGAAACCCGCGCCCTGGCGTCGGTGGCCGCTCATTTGGCGAAGATGCTCAGCACTCGCGCG is a window of Pseudomonas taetrolens DNA encoding:
- a CDS encoding exodeoxyribonuclease VII small subunit; the encoded protein is MARKKASLDFEQSLADLQTLVERLENGELSLEDSLTAFEQGIRLTRDCQGALAQAEQKVQILLERDGELAQEPFDAEQPE
- the tssA gene encoding type VI secretion system protein TssA; protein product: MTYSSKLFASLIDLAKTPVFKDCFAGSDVRFSNEFEALERELGKSQSMYENNQIDWFWVKEHSEALLRDQSKDLRAGVWLTWALYQRESFQGLVAGLGLVHYLCKHHWDSVHPLKLRTRGATISWLASRLDQVLNENIPIQEQLPLFRHMLELLQELEGLLAGHLGDEVPLLLPICRRLGRWIQRAADSQPEPGSLAAVVAQVKQAATQLIEPNPPLDNEKDAHKALRAQQDSARPLCAWWLKQKASDLRALRLNRTLTWLSVEVAPERNAEHITPLRGLPADKLKSYRERFDQGQFADLLVELEVSLTKAPFWFDGQRMVWECLHGLKAEQAMREVEHHLAQLLQRLPGVAELRFSDGAPFADPSTQAWINARVMPHLQSPVESGTVTFAIDKPLWEIALEEALEMFRDSGFKAAVQVLKRGLNTARGERERFFWQLTLARLCFQSKKYELAKTQLEMLDQLLHRSGLEAWEPDLVLEVLRLLHRCCELLPQNHEVRERKDEMYRRLCHLDLEVVLE
- the tssB gene encoding type VI secretion system contractile sheath small subunit, with protein sequence MAKESSVAPKERINITFKPATGGAQEEIELPLKLLVLGDYIHRLDDRKLEDRKPIAIDKMTFDEVLSKQGLELSLNVPNRLQEDSGNEELGIALRVNAMKDFNPASLVEQIPELKKLMELRDALVALKGPLGNAPSFRKAIESVLATDESRARVLSELDLTDAPATDV
- the tssC gene encoding type VI secretion system contractile sheath large subunit, whose translation is MSTHGAQQKDDQNTAYSILDDIITQTRLTPEDEAYGIARRGVAAFIEELLKPQNKGEPVKKAMVDRMIAEIDAKLSNQMDEILHHPSFQALESAWRGLQLLVDRTNFRENIKIEILNVSKEDLLDDFEDSPEVMQSGLYKHIYTAEYGQFGGEPVGAIIANYFMTPSAPDVKLMQYVSSVACMSRAPFVAAAGPKFFGLESFTGMPNLKDLKDHFGGPQFAKWQSFRESEDARYMALTVPRFLLRNPYDPEENPVKSFVYKETVANSHEHYLWGNTAYTFASRLTDSFAKFRWCPNIIGPQSGGAVEDLPLHHFESMGEIETKIPTEVLVSDRREYELAEEGFISLTMRKGSDNAAFFSANSVQKPKFFGISAEGRAAELNYKLGTQLPYMMIVNRLAHYLKVLQREQLGSWKERTDLELELNKWIRQYVADQENPGAEVRGRRPLRAAQITVSDVEGEPGWYRVSLNVRPHFKYMGADFTLSLVGKLDKE